tctgcaattcacttaaccaaatacaccatgaacccagaagatattagagtgagacactttacagtgaaatatgttatgattccccttattttaaaatatatgcattttaattggcagacaccATTCACGTCATAGGTACGTGTCGTCTGGTGAGGCAActgttagcattttttgtcgtaagaattgacatttttaaacataaatcatggacaaaaaactaattctacaaaaagtgcaggttttcttggtatagtcagttaaagcattttaaaattcaagaaattgtgcaattacgtgtatgtattaGAATTGGcagacaatattgaatgaaagtgatttttgactgattgaaaccctacccccactaacaaaatgggccctgagattaggggtgttagttgaagatgaatgaataatggctatgcttttcccctaaagtattcaaaaccaaaccatatacataggcaagatgttctatattaacacaattaactttttaaacatatacatatgcttagtacacgatacttcaggtttttctaccggatgacttatacatttagggggtaaacacattatcgtagaaaaagctttattttcaaaaagtgcaagtaattattaaaaatcatacataatatttatatattggagttaatttgccttcgaaagtcatttgtttcaagtggcagaaaatgtcagttggagagttacatgtacgtaaagcgtataactgttgtctgtgattagtgcattgtggacacattggcaccatttgatcctaaatgctaaacgatgtcgtgatcataccacagttttaggataatttacatcgcatcgattactaaattgatggtagaatttcactgataaattctatttccggtagcgtcagtgccgttctctttttctttttgtaataaggtaataacgaatgaaccacgtgtcagactcttatgctagtctttaaatgaaaattccaattctagtaagttaaaaggcatgtattgcgcgttacatacatttatacctcccccccaggattacaatgcaagtaaacacatataaagagatagtaacgttttacatggttacacgttcagtggtgaacgtaacgtgtggtttaacaaaattacttgcacatacaatagtgaagtctgtctgtgtgtctctgtttgtgtgtttgtctatgtctgtctgtgtgttcgtctgtttgtctctccctttgtctgtctatcagtctgtctatctctctctctttctctctgtgtctctctgtgtctctgtctgtctgtctgtctgtctcactctcactccctTTTTCTCACCtaatctcactctctctctctctctctctctctctctctctctctctctctctctctctgcgaggtaggtgcacttaaagagaaagcaatacagaaagaaatgcatttctctaccaagaatgaagtttgtctgtctgtgtgtttttttggttgcgtaattgtttctctataagcatctctacgtctttgttcgcgtacataagtgcgtgcgtgcatgtgtgcgtgtttctgtgtcggtttgtctcactgtgtgtatgtctgtcactttgtcggtatgtttgtgtatgtgtgtgtgtgtgtgtgtgtgtgtgtgtgtgcgcgcgtgcgtgcgtgcgtgcgtgcgtgtgtgtgtgtgtgtgtgtaagtgtgtgtgtaagtgtgtgtgtgtgtgtgtagagcgattcagactaaactactggaccgatctttatgaaatttgacatgagagttcctgggtatgatatccccagaagtttttttctttttttttgataaatgtatttgatgacgtcatatccggcttttcgtgaaagttgaggcgccactgttacgctctcatttttcaatcaaatgggttgaaattttggtcaagtaatcttcgacaacgcccagacttcggtattgcatttcagcttggtggcttaaaaattaattaatgactttggtcattaaaaatctgaaaattgtaacaaaaacaatttttttataaaacgatccaaatttacgttcattgtatttttcatcattttctgattccaaaaacatattaatatgttatatttggattaaaatcaagctctaaaaattaaaaatataaaaattattatcaaaattaaattttcgtaatcaatttaaaaacactttcatcttattccttgttggttcctgattccaaaaacatatagatatgatatgtttggattaaaaacacgctcagaaagttaaaacgaagagaggtacagaaaagcgtgctatccttctcagcgcaactactaccccgctcttcttgtcaatttcacaaaaacaaacagataatgacgtcattttaagtggcacaaacgtgtacatgaatgccttccctttcgaatgatttacagttatagaatttctgtcaagcggtttaagttttatgtccgttttatgaacccaaccctcaaaacaagaatagtaacgccaaagaaggaaaacatacacacaaaccaacgtttttctcaccggtggtttggaatattgccccaaaactttagatttagtgttgtggtgttaacatctatcagaaaaatgtgtttgctaacgtgacgccaaaaagtaaccaaaacggtccttagccgactgactaaaatacatacaaacacaatcacAGAAACGAGCATAATCTCGATCTTTCCCGGTTCAATGTTGATGGGGTATCCTTATTTGGGCGATTGTCATGTGACCCATTTGAGAGAAATGTTCAATCCACATAGTGCACTGAATAGCCAAAGCAGGTGTCTTTAGTACCGTAGAAAGTTGTATTGAAGCAAGACATTTATGAATGTATTATTTGCTTAGGAGTAAGTAGTGCTACTTTTCCAAGTTTGGATCACTTTTCATAGCACAGGTTTTGCGTTGTTATGAGAATATTACTTTTGCTTTTAGCTCTGCCTGTTCTTCTGGCCCACAAGAGGGCcaaatggctttttgaccaCAAACACAAGACAAGCTGCCAGACAGGAACACCCATGACACCTGTGTTGGAAGGAGACCCGTCTGTCATCACATGTCACTTCTCAGAGGATCTCCGTTTGTGGAAACTCGATTTTGGTGTTATCAGACACGATCTCGACGGATTTGATCCCCTGGGAGGTAATTACAGCAATACTCGCAACATCAACTAACCATTATCAGTATTTTCCCGATGTTGGGTAGTACAGCCACACTTTTCGAATCACAGATTTTTGTTACACTCAAATAAGGGTTACCCcgaaatcgacctgacaaaaacgtttAAACTAGGAACAACTTGGCAACTTCTGCTTGTACACGAAAAGAACGTAATAtcaattatctatccagaacagatTGTTTTATACAGATTGCTTGAGTATTTCTTGTGTTATtttattcctactgatgcaggtatCGCATGTTCAGTCGAAAACGGGAGTTTTGTGCGTCATTTTGAGAGGTAGCATAACAAAAATCACTGTATTTAAGCAATGACCGGATGGATGGGTTTGGCACTTTCATGATATTATGCCTGTGTACCAGTCGACCTTCAGGTacaatttttgatttttgtagttgtttgttaagatgttatgcaatcttttggagagaaaaatgtgtaaaaccCCGTCACAGGTTTCTTGACATATACGATACAAAATCACGATTGTGTATGCAAATAGACACATTATTGATACAATTACTCCCACAGTTTTACTTGAGTATGACCACGAGCGTAAATTTGATAGCCAAGTAAACACTGAGAAAAAcggaacgttcacgctgttttcCAGGGTCAGCGATTACGGATGAGTGCCTCTCAAAACACCCTGCATGCGATCAAGCATGACTAGGCATCCTGAATCACAGCAATCATCCAAAAATATCAATCCTGTTTACAGGACAAGCAAATGTACACAAGTGGACATACTCTTATGAGTACTCAGTACTTGTGAAAATCATTCGTCTTTGTGAGGTTTTCTCCAGCGGTATTACTAAACCCTGATAAAAGTATCAGGGTTACTTCCTTTGACGTTACCTGTGTAACTGTGTCAGACATCGATGGTTTTGGCAATACAACAAGATTTCTCGAGCTATTTAGTTAACTGCTACAGTTTGGTCGAAATCTAAAATAAAGCAGTACGACTAGAGTAGACTCGGTAGAAGACATGTGCACCAGACAgaattatatataattatatatgatTATTCTCTTCATCTACTACAGACTtgttacaacaacaaacaagagagagagagagagagagagagagagagagagagagagagagagagtcacgtATTTGCCTACTCTTTTGCTTTCAGACCTAATTTTGAGCTGCACTTGGGACTTAGGAAAAGACAACCCCAGCTGCATAGGAAAAGGTAGTGAACAAGTGAAACTTGCTGCTTCAGGAAATGAGACGACTCTTGATATCCCAAACACTCAAAAGGAACATGCTGGCAGATACAGTTGTCGATATGCACTTTCATGGCCGGATGAGGAGGGACACTGCACTCTGGCAGTAGCGGGTAATATTGATATTCATGTTCCtaatgttgttgcttttttacCTGTTTTTCTTTGACATTTACATTTCTAGCAGGGCTCCCAAAACTGCGTCCCTGCTACCCACaagaagcccccccccccccccccaaaagaaaaaaagaaaaaaaaaaaagtaccacACAATATGAAGGGGTGCAGTAGAATAACGTGAATAATGCTGAAAACAGCGGGTCCCAGGACACTTCTTGCTCACCGCCGGTTTTGTTTATAACACAAAATGTTCTTCCAGATTTGTTCGCACGGAAGCTACCGAGTTAAATCTACCCGAtatgttctttttatatttagtcaagttttgactaaatattttaacatcgagggggaatcgaaacgagggtcgtggtgtatgtgcgtgtgtgtgtgcgtgtgtgcgtgtgtgtgtgtgtctgtgtgtgtgtgtgtagagcgattcagactaaactactggaccgatctttatgaaatttgacatgagagttcctgggtatgaaatccccgaacgtttttttcatttttttgataaatgtctttgatgacgtcatatccggcttttcgtgaaagttgaggcggcactgtcacgccctcatttttcaaccaaattggttgaaattttggtcaagtaatcttcgacgaagcccggacttcggtattgcatttcagcttggtggcttaaaaattaattaatgactttggtcattaaaaatctgaaaattgtaaaaaaaaataaaaatttataaaacgatccaaatttacgtttatcttattttccatcatttgctgattccaaaaacatataaatatgttatatccggattaaaaacaagctctgaaaattaaatatataaaaattattatcaaaattaaattgtccaaatcaatttaaaaacactttcatcttattccttgtcggttcctgattccaaaaacatatagatatgatatgtttggattaaaaacacgctcagaaagttaaaacaaagagaggtacagaaaagcgtgctatccttcttagcgcaactactatcccgctcttcttgtcaatttcactgcctttgccatgagcggtggactgacgatgctacgagtatacggtcttgctgaaaaatggcattgcgttcagtttcattctgtgagttcgacagctacttgactaaatgttgtattttcgccttacgcgacttgttttttaatgcACATCTCGAAGACTTTCCATAAGTCGGCATTACTTCAAGGAGAAATCCAAGTATCATGTTCGGCAAGACCTTTGTCTTCCGAAACCAAGAATATTACGTATGATCCTCCTGGACTAGAATAGAGGATAGCTTTACAAAAAGCACGCATCAGAGCATTATGTGTCAATGTTACACCCAGTCGACGAAGTTCCTCAAAGGAAGTACTGCCGTGAATTTTCAACATTTCAAAGTTGTGCGATCAATTATTATTGATTTTTTAAAGAAGTAAGTCAACTTATATTCTTTTAatcaaaggaaaaaaaactggCAAACGGAAGCAAGTCCATGGACTTCTTGCTTTTGAGCTTTGCACTGGACTTACTTCCTTGCGAGCATCATTACGTGGATGCATGTTTCATTGCTCTCTGTTGTCGCAATTTCTCACTTGAAAACCTTTATCTAGTTTGAGAAATTAAAAACCTTATTATCAAATCATGCCTCCTACTTCTTATAAAAAATAAGAGataatgaaagagagagagagagagagagagagagagagagagagagagagagagaggcagacagacatacagacaagtaGACCAAAACAGGATGAGAgatagaatgtgtgtgtgtgtgtgtgtgtgtgtgtgtgtgtgtttgtgtatggtCACAAATGAGGACTTGCAATTGCTTCATACCGCCAAACTGAGGACCTAAACCGAAATGGGGACCCAAAACCGAGTCCTCATTTGGTTCATTCATCTAACGTCTTCAGAAGAGATATTCCCgttccgttactatttttaaaaggtcactgcacacacaaaaacacatactcATACATGTTTTGACACCGTTAAGTTGACTTTTTTCCCGTtaagttgacttttttgacggaaagaatgtcataaccatgttcaaaatgacattctttccgtcctctataggcgacgaaataggtcaaattttgtgccttTTTTAGTGTAAAATCGTCGATGCCGGACCGAGTACTGCactcagtgccgttgtagtgcaagtgcactacaaaggcactgcgcccagtgccgttgtagtgcaagtgcactacaaacgcACGTGAATGTGTGTATTAGCAAGTCCTCGTTTGGGACCATATACACgtaggggtgtgtgtgagtgtgtgtgtgtgtgtgtgtgtgtgtgtgtagagacgGGAGGGGGTAAATGGGAACACTTTTCCCCCAAATTTTCATTTTCTCAGATAATAAATTGGCAGAAAGCAGAAAGTTCAATTCTTGCTTTATGCCTTTTTCTCAGCCAGACCAAAATGAAATGACAGAAACCAGTTACTTAGTCCTATTCTGCCTTTTGCTACTTTATTCAACAAGATTGAAGTTTGGACATAATTTGTCAGAAAGCAGTAGGTCATGTTACTGCCTTTTACCAATATGTTTAGGTGAAGAGTTTCGTGTATTAAATTGGCAAAAGGTAGCAAGTCCACACAAAAATTAATTATTGCTAAGTGATTAATTAAATGTGGTTGTTGATAATCATAAAAGAAACGCAAAACACTACCCTGCATTTCAtcagtaaaaacaaaatcattaaAAGCTTTGCATTACCATACAAAGATGCAAACGGAAAAAGTCGATTTTCTTGAAACTATGTTTCATGGACTTGCTTCCTTCTGCCTTCACACGGCAGCGTAGGACTATATATCATGTTATTAAGAAATGACTTTGCTTTGGGCCATTGCAGGACGGAGTATCTTTTGCTCGGTGCCCCATGCCACAGTTTCTGTGGGCGCCTTTTCAACCATTACATGCCATTTCCACTCAGATCTGTCGCAAACAAGGGAAAAATTCCACGTTTACCGATTTGGTGAGGATGGAAGTCAGCCAGGTTAGTGACTGTTGAACACACTTTGGTTCTCATTGTTGTCATGTGTATGGACtgaaatagtcttttttttttagctacCAAACGAGTGTGAGATTACTCTTAACTGATCTTAAGGTCAAACATATTGCCAATTGCAAAACATGAAGTAATTGCGTTCTTCTTTTTGATGTGTGTCTAAAATGACTTGAAAAATGTTCGTCcatggttttttttgtattgctgCTGCAGCtaccgttgttgttgttcatgtttcAAAATAAGAACTAGTTGAAAAGAGAAGAACAAATTGTTTCCTGGTTTGTTGGTGTCTCAGTTTCAGCAAAGTAAAAACATTAATTAATAAACAGGATCAGATCATTTATCTTGGGCTCCATACATATTGTTGGTCGGGAAGGATAGCCTCTATTCCGTTTGTTATTGCTAGTGTGTTGCACTTTAGATACTTGTATTTAATGTTATCTATTCAGGAGCATGCTTGTTTACCGTTTGCTATAACACTAGATGCGAAGTTCAGACACTTCTCATGTTATGGAACGCAACATGCATCGTAATGAGGCATTAATTTCAGTGCTGGGTAGTTTGACGCCGCTGTTACTGTTTTGATTCATTTAAAGATGACCCCAATCGCTTGTGTCAAAACCACTGGTAATGACTTGCTAACAGTAATTCACATTCTACTTCATCGTGTATGTTAACACTGTTGCAGTTGAAGTGGCGTATTGCACATGGAATGTGAGAGACGCGAATGGCAAACCAAGTTGTGTTGTGAGACCTGGCTACCATCTTGACACTGGAAATATTGGCACTAACGCCACACTTGAAATCGGTTCTGCAGTGGAGATGCATTCCGGCAGATATTCGTGCAGGACAATACCTGCAAACGAGAATGTGAAAGTCATTGACTGCTCTTTGAGTGTCAAAGGTAAGAATTGCAAGTCGGCTTACACACGATTCTAATGTCGCTTTTGCCAAACACTTTCACGCAGGAAGAAAAAACATTATTCTATCCAGTCTTGAGTCAAAAGTTGCTgattgacaacaacaaaaactttgAAAACaaaccaagcaaacaaacagacacaacaataaaaacaagtcgcgtaaggcgataatataacatttagtctagctgtcgaattcacagaatggaacagaacgcactgcatttttttcagcaagaccgtatactcgtggcatcgtcagtccaccactcgtggcaaaggcagtatctctattcttttgaactttctgagcgtgttttcaatccaaacatatcatatctatatgtttttggaatcaggaaccgacaaggaataagaagaaagtgtttttacattgatttcagaattttaattttgatcatatttttatatttagtcaagttttgactaaatattttaacatcgagggggaatcgaaacgagggtcgtggtgtatgtgcgtgtgtctgtgtgtgtgtgtgtctgtgtgtgtgtgtgtgtagagcgattcagactaaactactggaccgatctttatgaaatttgacatgagagttcctgggtatgaaatccccatacgtttttttcatttttttgataaatgtctttgatgacgtcatatccggcttttcgtgaaagttgaggcggcactgtcacgccctcatttttcaaccaaattggttgaaattttggtcaagtaatcttcgacaaagcccggggttcggtattgcatttcagcttggtggcttaaaaattaattaatgactttggtcattaaaaatctgaaaattgtaaaaaaaaataaaaatttataaaacgatccaaatttacgtttatcttattctccatcatttgctgattacaaaaacatatgaatatgttatatttagattaaaaacaagctctgaaaattaaaaatataaaaactatgatcaaaataattaaatttccgaaatcgttttaaaaactattttatcCTATTCCTTgttgtttcctgattccaaaacatataaatatgatatgtttggattaaaaacgcgctcagaaagttaaaatgaagagaggcacagtaaagcatgctatgaagcacagcccaaccgctaccgcgccaaacaggctcgtcactttcactgccttttgcactagcggcggactacgttcagtttcattctgtgagttccacagcttgactaaatgtagtaatttcgccttacaaacttgtttttaatttgaatattacatatttatatgtttttggaattggAAAATGATGAAAtataagattaaattgtttttggatcgtttaataaaaaaatatttgtattacaattttcagacttttaatgaccaaaatcattaattaatttttaagcctccaagctgaaatgcaataccgaagtccggcctttgtcgaagattccttggctaaaatttcaatcaatttcattgaaaaatgagggtgtgacagtgccgcctcaacttttacaaaaagccggatatgacgtcatcaaagacatttatcgaaataatgaaaaaacccagtaggggatatcattcccagaaactttcatataaaattgcataaagatcggtccagtagtttactctgaatcgctctacacacacacgcgcacacacacacacacacacacacacacacacacacacacacacacacacacacacacacacacacacacacacacacacacacacacacacacacacacgcaagcaatcAGTCATCCAACACAAATAAAATGTCAAAACCACACTTATTAGATTACTTATTCAATTCGAAATGTGTGCGTACGGAAAAAGATTTGGGTAGATTACACCAGCATGATGATTAGTCAGACATTGGCAATTTGTCAGATTTTTTCTAGAAAAACTCACATTGTGGATATGTTTTTACTCAATTAAAGGAGTCGCACCTATGATATGGACATATTTTTTGGACCATTTGCACAGTTGATTATTTGTGGCTAAATAGGCTAGAGCTAGAGCGTCAGGTCGCGACTATGGTGAGATGCTCTCACCCACGGTAAattggtgtgtttgttgttgatttttaatgtCCCGTCAAACTATTTTGACATACGGGAGCAATGCAAGTTTATTTCTTTTCACAGTTTGAATAGTGGTCAacttgtttaaaggcacagtaagcctcccgtaaaacATCACAGAtgctgtcaggcttttacacacagtacaaacacccttccatttgaacgctcaccgaacgggaacatcctaggtgccctacgtatagagcgagcaatttttaaagtaTTATTTTGTCGGATTGTTTCCatcacaatcggaccgtggtgcgttttggcgctagacctaacttttaaaatctaaataataaattgacagcttgttacacaaacattcttaaatcatacaagaattcttttttcatcaagacaagatcagtacaattcgaagttttgaacgtttgaaaaaagaaaagccccgaagcagggtcacgcaaggtcgtggttttcgtagcagacgacggtttaggCCTATCGCCaattcctctgaacagtcaaaagccatcgctagagttcttgtgaaccacatccgtttgtttcgtgcatagtcagaggtacatgataacgtgctattgcagataagctcacagcgagtgacattcaaattacaaactgacgactacattgtgaaaaagggaaacgggatcacacgggttcacgatggctcaggggtaagataaaccacgcaaaaataaattcattgaaaattgctcgctctttacggagggtacctaggatgttcccgtttggtgagcgttcaaatgaaagggtgtttgtactgtgtgtaaaagcctgacagtatctgtgatggtttgcgggaggcttactgtgcctttaaaactaTTTACCTTTAGCCAAACAACGTAAAACGAAGAAGGTTCTGAAAAGCTCATGGCCCAGGGGAGATAATCTGATCTGAACTCTTTATCTGAACGAACTGCTTCTGTGTGTATAAGGATAACattaaaatcacacacacacacacacacacacacacacacactcacacacactcacacacacacacacacacgcacacacacgcacacacacacacatacacacacactgtctgtcaaACTGGGATTTTTTTGGTATGTATAATTTAAACTTTAAGAATTAAACATAACTTTGAATAAGTAATAATTAATCCGAGCAAATGATTACAAAACACAAACCTGTATGTATGTCAATACCTGGATGATTGCAGGAACCACAAGCATGACCACGACAAGGCCAGCTCAAAGACAACCAGACCAGTATTCAGATAAGTTCGTACGAGAGGGCCAGTCAACGTCTGTGActtgtttttttccaaagaaCATCGACAGTCACATTACACAGATCGGCGTGAAACGAGTCATTAACAAGGGCACATCTTCAAATGAAAGTGGTACGTGCACTTTTTAAAGGCTCAATCCTTACTGTTCCGGTTCACGATCCAGCCACACTTTCACATGAAATAAGACGTTCCTAAGGCTTAGACACACATATCCTTCCTTTTCGGAATGAGAATGttttgattaattaattttacaAAGAAAAAGAATTGTCCGTTCAGAACATGAATTTACCAAACAAACTCTACACACAATTCCTAGTCAGCACACAGAGCACCTAGGCTACTTGATGTTTTAGTATGgcagatcaaatcaaatcgacTTTGTTACATCAAACATGAGAACATACAGTGGTTGTGGGGAATCGACAATCACAACACTGCAACATTAGAAGCATTTGCATACCCGCTGTATACGTACATACGTTCACATTACGTTTGTAATTGTGTATTTTTTAGAGCAAGTACTACAATGCAATGAAAGCTCGCCATGTCACAAGACGGAAGGCTACGACCTGGCAGACAAAGGAACCCAGACGTTTACGGTGACGATCACGAACTTCACTGAACAGCAAGAAGGAATATATGTTTGCACCTTCAAAGCAAAAGATATAGAATCTAAAATTCCAACGGTTTGCCTTCATCTTTCTAAAGGTAAACTATCGCTTCtatctttttgttcttttagtTTCCTCTATTTGTGACATCTTTTTCTGTTGTCTTCGTTTCTTACAAACTCCTTTAATTTCTTTCTTGGGCCAGTCAACCGAGCAGAATATATGAGCTTTGGGCTTTAACGGTCGATGCATGCTCGTGAAGAACACACATATTAGAACTTATTCGTTTACGATTTTAGTAAAAGTAAATTCTGATAGTTTTTGCATTATGCACAAAAACAGAGGTTCCCAAGCTTAAATTGCATGAGTTATGCCTAAGACATATTTTTCTCTCAGATATCCTCATCCTCCGGGCATATTTTGCtatgtaattaaaaaaacagaATTTGTTTTGCAAAAGCGTACCTGATTTAGTATTTGATTGTCTCGTCTGGCGAAATGCTGAAATCAATGTTGCCCTCCATGGTGGATTAATAGATTAGGTAGAAAGCTCTCTCTGCTCCGGTTCTCTGATCCATTTCTGCGCTTAATTGCTGGTTTTTAAGGTCCCTTCAACCTGTTTGAGCTATGCGGGACTGCCACTACAGCGGAGAAGACAAATCAATTGATTCATTATTTGTCTTCCACGTACAGCTTTGTCCAACTCATCACTTCATGTGATGGGTCAGGGGACACAACCCATGCTGACAGACtggttaaaataaaaaaaatgattccAA
This region of Littorina saxatilis isolate snail1 linkage group LG8, US_GU_Lsax_2.0, whole genome shotgun sequence genomic DNA includes:
- the LOC138972573 gene encoding uncharacterized protein, which encodes MKPSWLLRERGSLCFLILALPVLLAHKRAKWLFDHKHKTSCQTGTPMTPVLEGDPSVITCHFSEDLRLWKLDFGVIRHDLDGFDPLGDLILSCTWDLGKDNPSCIGKGSEQVKLAASGNETTLDIPNTQKEHAGRYSCRYALSWPDEEGHCTLAVAGRSIFCSVPHATVSVGAFSTITCHFHSDLSQTREKFHVYRFGEDGSQPVEVAYCTWNVRDANGKPSCVVRPGYHLDTGNIGTNATLEIGSAVEMHSGRYSCRTIPANENVKVIDCSLSVKGTTSMTTTRPAQRQPDQYSDKFVREGQSTSVTCFFPKNIDSHITQIGVKRVINKGTSSNESEQVLQCNESSPCHKTEGYDLADKGTQTFTVTITNFTEQQEGIYVCTFKAKDIESKIPTVCLHLSKDAPDPRPSRSQAAQTYQPSLTVAMAACYLLCVMMF